The following coding sequences lie in one Rutidosis leptorrhynchoides isolate AG116_Rl617_1_P2 chromosome 6, CSIRO_AGI_Rlap_v1, whole genome shotgun sequence genomic window:
- the LOC139853446 gene encoding non-specific lipid-transfer protein Lac s 1-like, giving the protein MACMFVSTSYTEAALRCIDISNVFSWCMEYVKARAPLSPDCCEHLKALNNEAKTTEDRQQICKCIRIDYGQSLKIKNDIAAGLDGKCGVNLGTNPSTDCNKLK; this is encoded by the exons ATGGCATGCATGTTTGTGTCGACGTCGTATACAGAGGCAGCTTTGAGATGCATAGATATTTCGAATGTCTTTTCTTGGTGCATGGAGTATGTGAAGGCTCGTGCTCCATTAAGTCCAGACTGTTGTGAACACCTTAAGGCATTGAACAACGAAGCAAAAACAACTGAAGATCGACAGCAAATATGTAAATGTATACGTATCGACTATGGACAAAGCCTCAAAATCAAGAATGATATTGCTGCAGGTCTTGATGGAAAATGTGGTGTTAACCTTGGCACCAATCCTAGCACCGATTGCAACAA GTTGAAGTAA